A window of Phragmites australis chromosome 15, lpPhrAust1.1, whole genome shotgun sequence genomic DNA:
gatgcatgattGATACGAGaatggattcattgaggaatgccatgaagatcaaaagatatgcatcaagatgaataagaTCTAGGTAATGCTCATGAGATAAAGGAGAAGCTAaagaagattgataataagagtgaagactaagttacttatgaagatcaagtgacttaaggtataaaatcgtcaaattaggttttatggactaacccatgtgcttttgtgcttgagaataagttggggttaggttacataagaagacataagttgaattgagatattcaatattctatattgaaagagcaagatcaagacaagcttagtggataACTTATATGTTTGATGCTTGTGATTTATACCTTGGTggatgtagcgaaaatagccctattaggtcatgattgtgattttaatgattaatgacaacataatcaatgtgactaatatgtttgtcaagaatatatgttagtaggtcttatggatgcaatacattaagaagtcaccattgccgggacaaagttggactgaattggagaaatcccaAAAAGATTTGCTTCAACGGAAAGTTTGGTGCTCTgagtgttgaactcaccagagcatatttgacaaaggggagagaggcctgaagatcTCACGGAAGGTCCGGtaatcagagaagatacacaccggagcattttattcagagaaggttgcaatcattgaagttgaagatcaaagcactggatgatccagtgatcaATATGTTGCACACAGCGGACAATGAaaagtgcaaagaggcagaacgaagtttaacgcatcggatggtccagtaaTGAAgactgtacacaccggagtattatttccagagagggttgcattggcttggttgcctgaagtcaactcaccggatagtccagtgatgaagtgatgtgcaccggatgcttacaatggagcaatttacacagagatgaTGTAGTTGGTTCGGATGCTAAgtatatactcaccggatagtccagtgatgaagatgaagtattcATTggtgtgtccggtgttcacagaggcttgagtggagctccaacggctagtttgtgagagtgtactcaccggatgatccggtgttagtattagtgttctcaccggatcatccggtgttaacaacttttctgagccgttaggttaacagctagtacactggtttgaggctataaagaactctccactcagtcatttgaagaaGTCTAAAGGAAGCTTATATTGGTTATACTCCGTAATTGATAGAGAGTCTTTCATCTTGTCGCTCAAGGCAAGGCATTCGAATCCAGCTTGGATATTGGTTGTACTCGAGCCGATTAACCCGatcaagaccttcctagtatagaTTTTCATAATCTCCAAGTATATCAGTTCCCACATATTCGAATCTGCAATATTCGGAGTTGTCCATCAGGTGTACGATATACCATATGTGTGTATGATGTACTTTTTATGTGCATATactctatagttagatattcgacactaATCTCTAGATGGGACATGACCATCCAATTTTTTAAGAAGATTGGTTTAAGGGCATGCATGAATGGGTGACCACCTTCTAGGAATATTTTTTAGATGTTAGATGAGCCCATCTATGTAGAAATGCTGGACAGAGCCATCCATGTTCTGGATGAGCTTTATTCCTGCTGATGTGGCATATTCTGTTTGGTTAAagtaaatacatttttttgTTAGCACGCTTTAAATAATAGTATCTCATAAACTGTTTATCTGATTTGCGATCCGATTGTACCATTATATTCATTtcaattaaatcaacaaaataagatctcgcattattatattttaataaaaactaaatatatgacaaGCAAACCTCGCAAAAAATTAACTAATCCTATCAAGTTTTATCTGTCCAACCAAATAAGAATTTGAATTGCCTTATCCATGCTATCAAACAAGAGAGTGAATCACTAATCCAACAAAACATGAATGATCGTATCCCATCCGACCTTAGAGTCAGTTTGGTTCGCTTTCCCACTTGCCTCGCTCAGCAAGACTATCTTTGCCAATGCCGGAGAGCGGTTTTGGATCTCTCACACTGGCAAGACAAGCACAGGCACCAAGATAGCAAGTGCACGATCCAAACACGCGAAACCTTGCATAGCCTGGCAAGGCAAGCCGCAACAAGCGTTCCAAATGTGCCTTATTCTCCAACAAAAGCACCCGTAAAAGAATTTCAAGTAGCAAcaactctcactctctcccctCCCTTCACTCTAGCACTCACGAGTAGTTCCCCAACTACAGTAGCCCGAGGAGAACTCAAGGCGATTTTGTATTTCTAGCATCGATTTGGCCGGTCCCCTTCCTCTAATGGGCTCCTAAGCCTTGGAGGGGGAGGGGAATGGGCGGATCGGCGTCCAGTCTAGGTAGTTCAGTAGAAATAGATGTAGTTTGGTAGGGTAGTGTTACGTCTTCTGGATGGTGCTTTCCGTTGCGGTTACGTCGATCTAGCTTTTGGCCATCAAGGTCGTCCATGGTGGGTTCGTCGTTGTTGACGTGCATTCCGGCGACGGGCTAAACGGGTATGTGGTAGTTTGTTGCTTTGGTGCATATGCATTTGGAGGGGTTTCCTCGGATCCCCTTGCTCCTTTTGTGTTTTCGGGCCGCCGGTTCTTTGGTTGACGGCGTCAGTCTAGTTTGTTGGGCCTCCAACTCCGATGACCCTGTGGTTGGTGGCGCCGGTGCGGCCTTGTATTGGAGCTTGGCTCCGCTCGTCGTCTTGGCCATGGGAGCTGTAAGCGAGGGATCTGTATTTTAGGGGTCAGATTACTGACTGTGGGTGCTGTGGTGTTGTGGTGGGCGGATCTGTTCTTCTCCTATGCTGCTTCCCGATGGCATGGCTAGGTCCGGGGCCTAGAACACAAGGGGTGTGTCCCCAGTCGATGGACGACAACAGGCATTTCTTCCCATTCTTCACGGTGGGAGGCTTCACGGTGTGATGGTCTTCTAGGTCCATTTGGTGTGTTGGCCATCTTCCTCCTGTTCCAACGTCGTCTTTGGCAGTGGACTCCGGTAGAGCTCGGTGTTTTTAAGATGCATAGTGGTGTCCAggggttttttttaattttccttCTTTCTAGGCACCTCTTTGCGATTTGGTTGGGACAGCCGGTCCTTCTTTACCTCTCTATGAGGTGCTGGCTCTTGCACGTATATGTGTATGTTATCTTTATCTCTTAGTACAGGTActtctagttttttaaaaaaacaaaagcacACGTATCTTGCCAACCCAAACGTACGCTTTGACCCTAAAATCAACTCGATTTGGCTCGACAGGAGCGGatcccaccgcctcctccctcaACGAATCCCACACCCAACAGATCGTCATCGTCCCCTTTGGCCCCGATGAGGATCGTTTGACATCACGCATCTTTGCTAACGTGAGTATAAAACTACACGTCAATAATAAAGTCACTATAACATCCAATATAAACCTACAACTACACGTCAATAATAAAATCACTGTATCATCAATCGATCCGGATCCCTAGGCCGCTCCACCAAACAGAACAAAACCGAGCGTCACGCCTCGCCCAAACTTCTCCGGAAAGGCGACGAGAAAGGAATCGCGGCCTCCACCCACCCATTCCCAtccacctccccccccccccctcgtccCGATCTCatctcggtggcggcggcggcaccgccGCGCCGAGGCAGATGGCCGGCCGGCGGGAGACCCCCCTAATGCGTGGCAGCGGGCAGCCGCTGTCGCGCGGGTCCCGGATCGCCGCGGCGGTCGCGGTGGGCGTCGCGCTCGGCTGCCTCTGCGCGTTCCTCTACCCCGACGGCCTCCTCTCCCGCTCCCCCGACGCCGCCCTCCGTTGGCCTCACCGGGTACGTACGCCTCCTCTCGTCGCTTGTTCAGTTCGTGGGAGCGGAGGGCCGGGGATCTACAGGATTGAGCTGGGTCGGTACCGGTTTGTTTTTTAGGTGTCTCTTTGGTTGGAAAATTTCTAGTGTTGATCGACATTGCCTGATACCGTTTGGACGAACGCAACAGTAACAATGGACAAATCATATAAATCCTAAGTCAGTCAACTTTTTGGGAGTCTGTACGATATGTATTTTCCTTATTTGGATCAGCTGAGAACAAACTATGAAGAATGCTACAAATATGCAGCAGTCGGAGGTAATTGCTTGTTTGAAAAACACACACTAAACTAGATTAAGCAAAAACACGCTCAGTGTTACAGGGTATTATAAGCTGACCAGAGAAAGGAAGTGATTTGGCTGTAGCTACCACATCCTAAAAGATGATTATTCATGTGAAGGAACCATTGTGGTTATATGGTTCAGCAGCTGCAAATGTTATTTGTTGACAATAATGTGCATTTTTGTTCACTTTCTCTGGTTGCTGCTATGCTCTGTGACTGCTCACGGATGTGGTCTGGCCAGTTACTACACAGAATAAAGTTGTTCTTGCAATAATTGATCCCTTGTATGCTTGTTAACAACGTTGGTAGCACATGTTGCTGCATTGCGTTgcaagaaatgagcgatgcATGTGAACCTCTGCCCAATCGCTACTATCAGTACTATGTTTGACTATGCCTGCATCCATTTGTGAACAAACAGTATTTCAAGCATTTGTATTCATTTTATGGTGCATACAGATATGACGTACAGTCAAGGTGCTAACGATGGGCTTTATCAAGTAGGagtaatatattaaaaaagaatcaGATTGAAACAGAAAAGGCACATGATTTGTTGGCAATCGTGAAGTTCTAATTGCAACTGACTGGGAGGATAGAGATAAAAAGTGCGAGCTTCAATCTCTAGGTGCTTCCAAGGTCCTCACATCATTTTCATACTACACATGACCATTCCCATGTAGTCGTAATCGTTACATTGACTAACTGAGAGATAGCATAGAATAATATTTTAAGAGTATTTGTCTTGTGCCTTCACATTTACCTTATTGTAAGGTATTGTCGATCAATGAATCTTAATATTGATCTTTGTCATTCTTGTAATGCCATCAGGGTCTAGAAGGAATACCCCCTTGTCAATCTTGCTTTAATGAAATTTTTGTTTGTACATTATATTAGCCATTTTCTTTCAACTTTCAAACTATTGGTTTTTTTCATCAAGAGAGTTGTATACTGTTCTCTTGTTGTGGCAAATGTAAAATGTCATCGAAGTACAAGCAACTGGGTAATGAGACCAACTTTAGCATTGAGGTAGCCTCTTTAAGTGAATGCCATGAAAGTAACCAAGGAATCCAGAAACCTTTGGCACCGGGTATAGTCGCATAATCATTTCATTGCCATAGAGACTGACAGTGTGCATCATTGTTTGTCTGTCCTATGGTGTTACAGGATATGATTGAGCCATTTTGTTTAGAATCCTGCTGTATGTCAGAAAAAAATGTTTATTTTCCTTTGtagtttatatatttaaatttccCTATTGGTGTGTTGAGTGTTGATTGTGTAAGAAATTGATCAGAACTTTACATCCATTTTGAGACCATTGTATTGTTCTCATATGTTTTTTACAATTATATTCTCAGATTGATTCAGTTGCTTGTGATACATCTGGGGAAGTTGCCAAGCTAAAGTCACAGCTAATCTCATTACAAAGAAAAAATGCTGAATTTAGGAAGAAGATCAATGAACTATCAATGAAGCTTCAGTTGGCTGGACAAGGGAAGGACAAGGTTCTGTATAAGGCTGGTCTTTTTGGTACAGTGAAGGCTCTGAGAACAAACCCAACAGTTACTCCTGATGAGTCCCTCAATCCCAGATTGGCCAAGATATTGGAACAGGTTGCTGTAAAGAAAGAACTAATAGTCGCATTGGCAAACTCTAACGTCAAAGAGAGCCTTGACATGTGGTTTACTAACATCAAACGAGTTGGGATTTCAAATTATTTAGTCATTGCTTTGGATGACAGCATAGAGAACTTCTGCAAGTCCAAGGATATCCCAGTTTACCGGCCGGATCCTGATGAAGGCATTGACAGTATTGGGAAGACTGGTGGAAACCATGCTGTTTCTGGACTGAAGTTTCGCATATTGAGGGAATTCTTGCAGCTTGGATACAGTGTTCTACTCTCTGATATTGATAtcattttcttccaaaatccctTTGATCATCTTTACAGAGATTCTGATGTAGAGTCTATGAGTGATGGCCACAACAATATGACAGCTTATGGATTCAATGATGTGTTTGATGAGCCTTCAATGGGCTGGGCAAGATATGCGCATACAATGCGTATATGGGTTTATAATTCTGGATTCTTTTTCATAAGGCCAACAATTCCTTCAATTGAGCTTTTGGATAGGGTAGCTGGTCGCCTTTCTCGTGAACCCAAATCGTGGGACCAAGCAGTTTTCAATGAGGAGCTGTTTTTTCCCTCACATCCTGGTTATGAAGGTCTTCATGCATCCAAAAGAACCATGGATATATACCTCTTTATGAACAGCAAAGTTCTCTTCAAGACTGTAAGGAAAGACACCCAACTGCGGAAGTTGAAGCCAGTGATTGTGCATTTGAACTACCATCCTGATAAGACGGAGCGCATGAAGGCAGTTATTGAGTTTTATGTTAACGGGAAACAAAATGCCCTAGACCGTTTCCCTGATGGATCAGGATGATAAACAGCATCTTTTCTGGAACAGAAAATGACCATTTTTTGTATCTAGTCGCCTTGAAACTCTGGATGAAAGCACATGTTGTCCATACAGAATGCATTTTCATTCTGAATCCAGTATGGTTGAAATGTCGACTGTCACTTAGCATCTAACTCGTATATTGTGTTCGCGCATGTGCCTGTGCTTTTGCGTGGCGATGAATCCAACTTGTATAGTTCTGTGGTAGCCCGTGGTACAAGAGCTAGTAAGTGACGTTTCATTCAAGTTTCAGTATCAGAAAAAATTTCAATGTTTTAGTTTCAAGGTTGAAGTTTGAAGTGAGTTCAGACTAGTTTCAAACAAAGTATCATGTAGCagtcaaaatgttcaaggagtTTTTGAGAGGTTATGAGTGGATTTCAGCAATTTATAATAAGTTTTCGTAAGGGTCTAAGGAAGTTCCCAACGTTCCATGCTTGTTTATGGAAAGACCTTTCAAACTAACGTCGAAAGTTCAGAAAAGAAATAGATTCGTTTTTTAAGGAAAGCAGGCATTTTATTCATTGATCAAGATGTTCATTGGTACAACCGAAATATCAGGTTAGTTTATAAACCACAAATAACGACTTGGGCTAGGCGATGATGACGCCGCTTTCGCCAAATTGTGAGCTTCTCCGTTGTTGCTCCTGCTTTCGTGTCTAAAGCGAAGGCCTGGGGTAAGCGATGATTGCTTCCGACTGCTTATAAGTGATCAAATAGATTCGTTTTttagaggaagaaaagaaatgaaTAACCATCGAATAACTGTATAATCCCTAATATGCTACCTATTGTAAGTATGACATATAAAACCTGAACCTATACGTCATCGACACAACAATAACATATAAGAAACATGATAAATTATTCGGTGGTAAATCGTAGAATCTCCTAAAATGGATGGGACACCGATAAAAATGTTGGTCTTTGGGCCCATGAGTCCGAGTCGATTGTGCGGAGAGTGGGCCCACAAACTCACTGCAATTCAGCCTAAAAAAGTCCAATGAAGAAAGCCCAACTCTTCGAAGCCCATGGCGGACAAGCCCATCTTGCTCCCCGAGTTTGTATAAACGCTCAAGCCCTGGCGTCGCTATCGTTCCACCTAGTAGTCATCCTAAGTAGGGATGGCAATCTTATTTAGTTATCCGagaaaagtttttttatttttatttttgtaggGAATTTTATAGAATCAGGTTCTCAATAAGTATGTAAAATTGAATTATaactgattatttttatatattaacaatatatctgtagtataaataaataatttattaataCATATAAGGGTAATTAATATAAGATGAATTAGATAtcgtaaattaaaaaaatatatgagtaatttttttttttacataacgtaatgtttgtatatttatagactaaatatatatatatatatatatatatatatatatggatataaCGAGAGCAGTAATGAGAGTACATTCTCATCTCCATCCACATATAAATTCGCGAGGATCATCTCCATCCACATATAAATTCGCGAAGATCAAAATTTTTTCATATTAATCCTCGAATGGAATTCCCGTGGGTTACAGGGGGGAGCTTATTGCCATCCCATCCCCGAGGCATCGCCGCCGCCAAGAACCCAAGCAGGCCTCTGCCCCGGCACTTCTCCTCGGGGCGCACGCGCAACCATGGTGGCCGCGAAGAAGACGGTACGGACCCATCTCCCACCTCCCTCCCCCCTCCTCTTTCCATGTCTCCCCGACGCCCGGGTCCTTCTGCCGATCCGCCGCGGTTTCTCGCGTGGACGAGCAGGATCCTGCATTTCGCTCGGTTACCTTTCACCGGTTGCTCGTCTGGCTTCTAGGGGCTAATTCTTGGCTGTTTGTTGGTTATGCAGAAGAAGTCCAcggacaacatcaacaacaagcTGCAGCTTGTGATGAAGAGCGGCAAGTACACGCTCGGCTACAAGACCGTCCTCAGGACCCTCAGGAATTCCAAGTGTAAGCAAGCTGTTTACGTGATGCTCACGTGTGCTGTCAGCAATAGGTTGCCTGTGTGTGTCTATAATAGTTTAAAAGTCTGTTGTAGGAATTAAAGGTCATGTATATACTGCTATTAAATGATGGATGCTGGAATGCCGTGGTGTGTTCTTGCGGATTGGAGAAACTGATTGTCGTGGGTCTCATGGCTGATGTGTATGAATCAATGCGATAGCAACTAGCTTCACGGTCGCTGTTCATTCATATGGGCTCACTGTTGTCAGTCAGGTGCTGGTGCCTGGTGGTGGCCTTGCCTATATGGTCCAGTGCTATTTTAACTTCTTTATTATAGATTTGCTTACATAGGCTTGAACATTTCAGTGGCATACTGGCATGCTTTTAGAGGTGAAGCAATATTTAACTTTAGCCTTTCCATTTCCTGTTTTCGTTCCACTTCTATATTCTAGTGAGGCGATTGTATTTAATTTCTTGTCCTCATTCAATTTTTTACATTCAATATTTGTTATGTAGGCTGTAGTCATACCTTTTCCATTCTATTTTCTGAACCAATAGAACCTTTCGCATGTCGCAATGAGAATACACATTTGAAAGGAGGAAAATAGGGGTTTGAATCCATGCCAGCTGCATCAACCTTATGCTCGTGGCTACATGgatgtccccaatttattctcTGGACAACATATTCTCGGACATGTCGTTCTCTGAAGAacctattttgtttttttaatataatgttATGAGTAGAGGTCATAATCATCTTCTCCCTAGATCATCGACAGTGAACATTATGTGACTTGTACCTTTTCCCTTTGGAGTACCAAGTCGAAACTCTTATTTTCCAAACTTTATCCATTAATACTTTCCTTTAGCTAACTTATATTGAATCGTGTTTACTTCCTATAATTTACTGCTCCTTATCCTTTTATTAGAAATGATCAATTAAGATGTTATTGTTTTCTCTTTGTGTTTACTACCATTTTTTACCGGTATTTGTCCTTTTTATTAGAGATGCTTAGTTAAGATATTATTGGTTTATCACCCTTCTAATTCTGCAATTTACTTGGGCTTGTTACTGAGGATATGATGATCCTTTCCCCAGATGATCGATAGTGAACATACTGCTGCTGCTTCCTCGACCTCTGCTCAACTCTGAGTTTCCGATCAGTCCAACAGATGAACCCCCTTGGGAAGTTGCCTTTTCTGGAGACTCTCGATGGTGCTGTTTTTCAGAGCAATGCTATTGCACGCTATGTTGCTCGCTTGAAGGATGGCAACCCTCTTCTTGGGTCTTCTCCGACTGAACAAGCCCATATTTAGCAGTGGATAGATTTTGTTGCTACAGAAGTTGATCTAGGTGTTGCATGTTGGTTGTACCCAAGGCTTTTTGCTAGTGCTGCTGCTAGGCTATGCATCTAGGTCTAGCTttagttttttgtttttcactGTGCCCACATCTAAGTCTCAGGCTTACTTTGAGTTCCTCTATGCCGTGCCTCATGCGAGTCCAAATATTCCTTCATTTAGTCAATTTCTTACCGTCGTTATTGATGTAACTTAGTCATCTAGATCTTTCGGTAGCTTTATTGACAATTtcatttgttgtcttgctactcgtcaTTGTTgtgtttgcaattcttgatctagGGTGTTCTTTTGTTATCTTGGTATTTATGTAGCTTTAGTGGTAATTTTTTGTTTGTCATCTTGCTACTTGTTATCGCTTTGTTGCGATTCTTAACTAAGAGCATTCTtttgatgtcatcatcacaactCTACTCATGTGGTTCGCTTTGCACTTCTTCGTCTTGATTCGATAGGATTACTAAAGCTCCACTCTACAATGGCTTTGaagagataatttttggatgtattagtcTAAGTTTATTATTTGGTATCACCTCTTTCAAATACAACGCTATTGCACACGTCTTGCGTTTGAGGGGGTGTTAAAGGTATTATGGTAATTTCCTAGTTCTAGGGTTtccctcatgtactctatatattgccctcGTAGGCtaccattgaatacaagttgttattcctaacaAATGCCATAATAATTCTCCCCATATCCTGCATATAATATTTGTGTGATATCACTGTTTATTAACAGAATTGGGGATATGATGTGATTGATAGCTCCTGGCTTGGGCTTATGTGGTTTTCATCCATTTATATGGATGGTGTCTTATGGTTTTTACATTTGAATGCAATTGGAGCCAATTCATTGTGCAGTGTCTTTTGCtatcttttttatatatttggtCTTGAATTTTTATTTGCTAATTGTTATGTGCTAAAGTTTTAACTGTCTCACCCTCTTTCCTTGTGTTTTGCTGTATCATTCGTATATAACACATTCCTTGTTTGAAGCTTGTGATGCCGTATTGccgtatatatatttttgcaatATCTCTCGGCCTGTTCTACCAGAGTTGTCACATTATGATCTCCTGTTTTTGTCTGATTCATTTTTGCTATAGCAGTTTGATTTATAAAATCTCCATATGTTTGTTCATTTACTGCAAAGCTAGTGATCGTTGGTAATAACTGCCCTCCTCTTCGTAAGTCTGAAACAGAGTACTATGCTATGCTGGCTAAGGTCGTCCACCACTTCCATGGAAGTAAGTTGGCATTCCTACTTTACATTTTGGTTGAGTCACATTACAGTTGATTAATTCTTTACTGCAAAGATCTAGTCCTTGTGTCCACTGATATGTTTATACCATTTCAAAAGGTCTAATTTGTGAAGACATAATCCTGTTTATGAACTAGTCTCGATTAACATGGGTTATTTTGGGAATTTTTgtttgaaatgaaaaaaaaaagaaaaaaaatgtttactAGTTCTTTTGTAATAATTGTGTGGCTATGCTTTTTGTCAAGAGAAATAACTAGGTTTATATCATGTAAACTGCAATAGGTGTGTAAGCAGTGTTGTTAAGTTATTTCATTGGTTTTATGACTTCCGTCAGTGATTGCAATATGTTGTTTGTTTCCAGATAATGTTGACTTGGGAACGGCCTGTGGCAAATACTTCCGTGTCTGCTGCCTCAGCATTATTGATCCTGGTAATTTCCTTTGTCACAATTCAGAAAATGATTACAATACTATATCATCTTTGAATACACGCTTCAGGGTTCGTTATCCTTTTGAACGTGAAACTTCAGTGCTTGTTATCACATCGTGCTGATTTGTGTTTGGTTTCAGGTGATTCTGATATCATCAAGACCGCGCCAGGTGAGCAGTAAGGAGCAGCTTTTGCTCTTGCCTTTTTGGCCTCGCTTGTTGAATACATCATTTGCCCGTCAACCAAGTACCGTGGAAGCATTGTTTTGGATtgaaaattcaatttttgctCCTGGCATTGATCACTCTATTTCAGCTGAACTTTGTTCGCTGAAATCCCCTTTGGATGAAATGATTATTCTTACTGAAACGAGCAGCGTGTGATGTTTCATATTTCCTTGCGCATTAGGGTTTCTCCTTTCCACAAGTCCGATCTGGGCTATTGCGACAGAGTAAATTTGACTCGGCGTCTGTTCTATCTTCTAATGGAGTTCTGATTGTGGCTGCAAAGCCGGTTGTGATCCTGAGTTAGGTGTCGGCTCGGCTGACCGATTTTGCTTAGTCCTAATTAGTCCCATGTAATGTAGTTCTGATTGTGGCAATTGAAGCACCGATTAGTCCCTTTGTCGGTAACCGGAGAGCCTATTGGCAGTCGGTGTGTCGACAAGGAATGGGGTAGGAGGCCACATCAGCGTCACTCAGGCTGTCGTAGTGTGCATAGCACTTCTTGGTCTTCTCACATCCTGTCGGTGGGATCTATCAACAGTTGGTATGTCGGTGGGCTCTTGTTGGCGTCGACAGGAGCTCGTCTTATCTCCATATGTGTGTCAAATAGGATAATTATCAATAACACTCTAGTCAGCAATTGGAGTGCTGACTGGTAActatttctgaaattttcttattttaaataatattttagtatctttctaataaaataatattatttaaaaaatctggGCGGTGAATGGTCGGATCCTTTTGGGCCCAAAGCAAGCTGCAGGGGTATGAGC
This region includes:
- the LOC133893373 gene encoding arabinosyltransferase RRA3-like, whose protein sequence is MAGRRETPLMRGSGQPLSRGSRIAAAVAVGVALGCLCAFLYPDGLLSRSPDAALRWPHRIDSVACDTSGEVAKLKSQLISLQRKNAEFRKKINELSMKLQLAGQGKDKVLYKAGLFGTVKALRTNPTVTPDESLNPRLAKILEQVAVKKELIVALANSNVKESLDMWFTNIKRVGISNYLVIALDDSIENFCKSKDIPVYRPDPDEGIDSIGKTGGNHAVSGLKFRILREFLQLGYSVLLSDIDIIFFQNPFDHLYRDSDVESMSDGHNNMTAYGFNDVFDEPSMGWARYAHTMRIWVYNSGFFFIRPTIPSIELLDRVAGRLSREPKSWDQAVFNEELFFPSHPGYEGLHASKRTMDIYLFMNSKVLFKTVRKDTQLRKLKPVIVHLNYHPDKTERMKAVIEFYVNGKQNALDRFPDGSG
- the LOC133892863 gene encoding large ribosomal subunit protein eL30-like, with amino-acid sequence MLAKVVHHFHGNNVDLGTACGKYFRVCCLSIIDPGDSDIIKTAPGEQ